From Panicum hallii strain FIL2 chromosome 2, PHallii_v3.1, whole genome shotgun sequence, a single genomic window includes:
- the LOC112882075 gene encoding CCR4-NOT transcription complex subunit 9-like — protein sequence MPFPSYARKRGMFKDLAPMLWYSFGTMAALLQEVVLVYPTLSSPTLSANASSRVCNALGLLQTVAAHPVTRTPLLAARIPLYLYPFLNTTSKAKSYEYLRLASLNVIDALVKVDDTEAVNFLVTSQVIPLCLRIMETDSELPKLVATSIVKRIMLDEFGLQYICATADRFFQAAMALATMVNALAEQPSARLLKHVVRCYLRLTDNPRARAALQICLPKPLKDGAFDNCLQDDPATRCCLQQLLDNLGAPAGGGAPRPGAGGSAAAGGGARHPGPGPAARGSRGGGSSSQAGPSRAPWM from the exons ATGTTTAAGGATTTGGCTCCAATGCTTTGGTACTCTTTTGGCACAATGGCTGCACTACTCCAG GAAGTTGTGTTAGTCTACCCTACACTTTCATCCCCTACATTATCAGCAAATGCGTCGAGCCGAGTCTGCAATGCACTTGGACTTCTTCAG ACTGTTGCAGCACACCCTGTGACCAGGACCCCCCTTTTGGCAG CTCGAATTCCCCTGTACTTATACCCATTCCTGAACACTACCAGCAAGGCCAAATCTTATGAGTACTTGCGCCTCGCTAGCCTTAATGTCATCGACGCTCTTGTTAAG GTAGATGATACAGAAGCTGTCAATTTCCTGGTGACAAGTCAAGTAATCCCTCTGTGCTTGCGAATCATGGAGACAGACAGTGAGCTTCCGAAACTC GTGGCCACTTCCATCGTCAAAAGGATCATGCTAGACGAGTTCGGGTTGCAGTACATCTGCGCCACCGCGGACCGTTTCTTCCAGGCAGCCATGGCTTTGGCGACCATGGTGAACGCACTGGCCGAGCAGCCCTCAGCCAGGCTGCTGAAGCATGTCGTCCGCTGCTACCTCAGGCTGACGGATAACCCCAG GGCCCGTGCCGCGCTGCAGATCTGCCTTCCTAAGCCTCTGAAGGATGGGGCGTTCGACAACTGCCTTCAG GATGACCCTGCCACAAGGTGCTGTCTCCAACAGCTGCTGGACAATCTGGGTGCTCCtgcgggcggcggagcacctCGTCCAGGCGCCGGAGGATCTGCGGCGGCTGGAGGTGGAGCACGTCATCCTGGGCCGGGCCCTGCGGCGCGTGGAAGCCGCGGAGGTGGATCGTCgtctcaggcaggcccgagccGCGCACCGTGGATGTAA